The stretch of DNA CACCGTCCACGCCTGGAAGCAGACCGTCTGAGGAACCCCATGCAGTACTGGCTTTTCAAATCCGAACCCAACACCTGGAGCTGGGACGACCAGGTCGCCAGGGGCGACGCCGGCGAGGAATGGGACGGTGTCCGCAACTACCAGGCGCGCAACAACATGCGGGCGATGCAGATCGGCGACCTGGGCTTCTTCTACCACTCGATGAGCGAGAAGGCCGTCGTCGGCGTGGTCGAGGTGGTCGCGCTGGCGCATCCCGACAGCACCACCGACGATGCGCGTTGGGAATGC from Halovulum dunhuangense encodes:
- a CDS encoding EVE domain-containing protein; translated protein: MQYWLFKSEPNTWSWDDQVARGDAGEEWDGVRNYQARNNMRAMQIGDLGFFYHSMSEKAVVGVVEVVALAHPDSTTDDARWECVDIKAVAPFPTPVTLEMCKSEPALENMVLVNNSRLSVQPVTAEEWAHVCRMGGYQDR